One genomic region from Natrinema caseinilyticum encodes:
- a CDS encoding acetone carboxylase subunit gamma, translated as MVETDRNQIEKLIDGDLQWEELRNDVLPDPKDGQRFEVTREILLDRVDWDDPILVPLNDHLFAVGTDDGRIVKAECGHEFGPLEDNWKTECQVRVRESEDEMRDLYPEWMTPDPDWTFQLREFFCPECYTLLDVDAVPAGYPVLKPFDPDVDAFYEEWLGEPAPDATEVNQ; from the coding sequence ATGGTAGAAACAGATCGCAACCAGATCGAGAAGCTCATCGACGGCGACCTGCAGTGGGAAGAACTGCGAAACGACGTCCTTCCGGACCCGAAGGACGGCCAGCGGTTCGAGGTGACCCGCGAGATCCTCCTGGACCGCGTCGACTGGGACGACCCGATCCTCGTTCCGCTGAACGACCACCTCTTCGCCGTCGGTACGGACGACGGCCGGATCGTGAAAGCCGAGTGCGGCCACGAGTTCGGCCCGCTCGAGGACAACTGGAAGACCGAGTGTCAGGTCCGCGTTCGCGAGAGCGAAGACGAGATGCGGGATCTCTACCCCGAGTGGATGACGCCCGACCCCGACTGGACGTTCCAGCTTCGGGAGTTCTTCTGCCCGGAGTGTTACACGCTGCTGGACGTCGACGCCGTCCCGGCCGGCTATCCGGTGTTGAAGCCCTTCGATCCCGACGTCGACGCCTTCTACGAGGAGTGGCTGGGAGAACCGGCGCCGGACGCGACAGAGGTGAATCAGTGA
- a CDS encoding hydantoinase B/oxoprolinase family protein, whose amino-acid sequence MSKPDQQPDFEETQYERVDPPIGWDGQTLHEMLAESERLREETERYYGIEDLELKEEQPFEYEQMYSQLRGALVSARETALHVSASPIVREIGELCFQVYTPEGDCIALSTGIIVHVHTGSLAIKYMIEQDYEHDRSIQPGDIFCNNDNDLGNVHTTDVHTIVPIFHEGELVAWVDGVTHQVDIGGMTRGHDQLASTTRYEDGLYATCEKIGENDKIYQDWRDRAQRAVRTPMYWDLDEKCRLAGCHMVRDAVESMINDVGVDTFKQFSREAVEEGRQTLHSRVKERFFPGTYRDASFMPVPFEDEAWKPSAKQDMMNHLPVEVTVDEEGGLELDMEGASPPGPHPYNCAEGAMEGGLWVSLTQSILHDGKVNDGSYFAVDTNYPDGSIVNPDDPSLSYHTSWGSLMPAYNAFWKNVSRAFFARGFREEVVSGYSETGDPVQGGGRYEPMDDYFPVAPFEHSCQGLGASAVRDGLDYGYAMWNPESDMGDVEEWELIEWGLPYLSRQVKPNTAGHGKYRGGTGWEGIRTVSDSEDVSLYKHVVPGVGFTTSGMAGGYPNSLNYSLRAHDTDLDERLENEDPYPIGDSPTGSFEEQIEGDVKRSQKGMFFPEEFENGDLLHYQMGGGTGYGDPLERPIDLVVEDVEEGIYTTDIVEQVYGVVGEFDEDNREFTLDEEATDRRREELRTERREETRSYDEFHEEERERLEDGDISDPSKWMYEGVFDQSDDWAAFFREFWDLDETFEFDAELMEA is encoded by the coding sequence ATGAGTAAACCAGACCAACAACCGGATTTCGAAGAGACCCAGTACGAGCGGGTCGACCCCCCGATCGGGTGGGACGGCCAGACGCTCCACGAGATGCTCGCGGAGAGCGAACGCCTCCGCGAGGAGACCGAACGCTACTACGGTATCGAGGACCTCGAACTGAAAGAGGAACAGCCGTTCGAGTACGAACAGATGTACTCCCAGCTGCGCGGGGCGTTGGTGTCCGCACGGGAGACCGCACTGCACGTCAGCGCCTCGCCGATCGTCCGCGAGATCGGCGAGCTCTGTTTCCAGGTGTACACGCCGGAGGGCGACTGCATCGCGCTCTCGACGGGGATCATCGTCCACGTCCACACCGGTTCGCTGGCGATCAAGTACATGATCGAGCAGGACTACGAACACGACCGGAGCATCCAGCCCGGCGACATCTTCTGTAACAACGACAACGACCTCGGCAACGTTCACACGACGGACGTCCACACGATCGTCCCGATATTCCACGAGGGTGAACTCGTCGCGTGGGTCGACGGCGTCACCCACCAGGTCGACATCGGCGGGATGACCCGCGGCCACGACCAACTGGCCAGTACGACCCGGTACGAGGACGGGCTCTACGCCACCTGCGAGAAGATCGGCGAGAACGACAAGATATACCAGGACTGGCGCGACCGCGCACAGCGAGCCGTTCGGACGCCGATGTACTGGGACTTAGACGAGAAGTGTCGCCTCGCCGGCTGCCACATGGTCCGGGACGCGGTCGAGTCGATGATCAACGACGTCGGCGTCGACACGTTCAAGCAGTTCTCCCGGGAGGCGGTCGAGGAGGGCCGACAGACCCTCCACTCGCGCGTCAAAGAGCGGTTCTTCCCCGGGACGTACCGCGACGCCAGTTTCATGCCCGTTCCGTTCGAGGACGAGGCCTGGAAACCCTCGGCCAAGCAGGACATGATGAACCACCTGCCGGTCGAGGTGACCGTCGACGAGGAGGGCGGTCTCGAACTCGACATGGAGGGGGCGAGCCCGCCGGGCCCGCATCCGTACAATTGCGCGGAGGGGGCGATGGAGGGCGGTCTCTGGGTGTCGCTCACGCAGAGTATCCTCCACGACGGGAAGGTCAACGACGGCTCGTACTTCGCCGTCGATACGAACTATCCCGACGGCAGTATCGTCAACCCCGACGATCCGAGCCTCTCGTACCACACGTCGTGGGGCTCACTGATGCCGGCGTACAACGCCTTCTGGAAGAACGTCTCGCGGGCCTTCTTCGCCCGCGGGTTCCGCGAAGAGGTGGTCAGCGGCTACTCCGAGACCGGCGACCCGGTACAGGGCGGCGGCCGGTACGAACCGATGGACGACTACTTCCCGGTGGCGCCGTTCGAACACTCCTGTCAGGGGCTGGGCGCCTCCGCCGTCCGCGACGGACTCGACTACGGCTACGCGATGTGGAATCCCGAGTCCGACATGGGCGACGTCGAGGAGTGGGAACTCATCGAGTGGGGTCTGCCGTACCTCTCTCGACAGGTGAAACCCAACACCGCCGGGCACGGCAAGTACCGCGGCGGAACCGGCTGGGAGGGAATCAGAACCGTTTCCGACAGCGAGGACGTCTCCCTGTACAAACACGTCGTCCCCGGCGTCGGCTTTACGACATCGGGGATGGCCGGCGGCTACCCCAATTCGCTGAACTACTCGCTGCGCGCCCACGATACCGATCTGGACGAACGTCTCGAGAACGAGGACCCGTATCCGATCGGTGACTCGCCGACGGGGTCGTTCGAAGAGCAAATCGAGGGCGACGTAAAGCGCAGCCAGAAGGGGATGTTCTTCCCCGAAGAGTTCGAGAACGGAGACCTGCTCCACTACCAGATGGGCGGTGGCACCGGCTACGGCGACCCGCTGGAGCGACCGATCGACCTCGTCGTCGAGGACGTCGAGGAGGGCATCTACACGACCGATATCGTCGAGCAGGTGTACGGCGTCGTCGGCGAGTTCGACGAGGACAATCGCGAGTTCACGCTCGACGAGGAAGCGACCGACCGGCGCCGCGAGGAACTGCGAACGGAACGCCGGGAGGAGACCCGATCCTACGACGAGTTCCACGAGGAAGAACGCGAGCGACTCGAGGACGGCGACATCAGCGACCCGTCGAAGTGGATGTACGAGGGCGTGTTCGACCAGTCCGACGACTGGGCGGCGTTCTTCCGCGAGTTCTGGGACTTAGACGAGACGTTCGAATTCGACGCGGAACTGATGGAGGCGTAA
- a CDS encoding LLM class flavin-dependent oxidoreductase has translation MNTALDFGIFQMPEVRPERNWTLYFDQIVQEARLAEDLGFDEYWVGEHHTKAHETVPDPLMMLSRIAEATERIRLGPATVNLTYEINDPFNVAEKLAFLDQLSNGRANYGFGAGALPRDMAMFNVDEERQKDIMWEAIDVIETYTDATELTDFDGEFFQYEDRIVQLPPLQEEPPTAVAGFTSTGSYSGAIEGGHRPLTLPFSPLSAPDNPDALGLKRMGETIDEAATSLGRDPQAARREWSIARDVYVTDSKEQALEEIREGAEEYYDYMLGLGDGGLLQFVKTDPEQTRDDLTVEWLVENLPMIVGSPDECIKQISALHQEVGGFGTLIVNSHDWMLPEQKWRDSLELFAQEVMPAFQSRKGPREIEKEQVPGYEPVELAADEDPFAIDSSKVIGTGD, from the coding sequence ATGAACACAGCACTCGACTTCGGCATCTTCCAGATGCCGGAAGTACGACCGGAGCGGAATTGGACGTTGTATTTCGATCAGATCGTCCAGGAAGCGCGGCTCGCTGAGGATCTCGGCTTCGACGAATACTGGGTCGGCGAGCACCACACGAAAGCTCACGAAACGGTTCCCGATCCGCTGATGATGCTCTCGCGAATCGCCGAGGCAACTGAACGGATCCGTCTCGGGCCAGCGACGGTCAATCTGACCTACGAGATCAACGACCCGTTCAACGTGGCGGAGAAACTGGCGTTTCTCGATCAGCTTTCGAACGGCCGTGCCAACTACGGCTTCGGAGCCGGCGCACTCCCCCGCGACATGGCGATGTTCAACGTCGATGAGGAGCGCCAAAAGGACATCATGTGGGAAGCGATCGACGTCATCGAAACGTATACCGATGCCACCGAACTGACGGATTTCGACGGAGAGTTCTTCCAGTACGAGGATCGTATCGTCCAACTTCCACCCCTTCAAGAAGAGCCGCCGACAGCGGTCGCCGGGTTCACCTCGACCGGCTCGTACTCCGGCGCGATCGAAGGCGGACATCGGCCGCTCACTCTGCCGTTTTCGCCACTTTCCGCGCCCGATAATCCCGATGCGCTCGGCCTGAAGAGAATGGGGGAGACGATAGACGAAGCCGCCACTTCCCTCGGTCGAGACCCTCAAGCTGCTCGCCGAGAGTGGTCGATCGCCCGGGACGTTTACGTGACGGACAGCAAAGAGCAAGCGCTCGAAGAGATTCGAGAGGGCGCCGAGGAGTACTACGATTACATGCTCGGTCTCGGTGATGGTGGCCTTCTCCAGTTCGTGAAAACGGATCCCGAGCAAACCAGAGACGATCTCACCGTCGAGTGGTTAGTCGAGAATCTGCCGATGATCGTCGGGTCACCCGACGAGTGCATCAAACAAATCAGCGCCCTCCACCAGGAGGTCGGTGGGTTTGGAACGCTCATCGTCAACTCTCACGACTGGATGCTGCCGGAGCAGAAGTGGCGTGACTCGCTCGAGTTGTTCGCCCAGGAGGTCATGCCCGCTTTCCAATCACGCAAGGGCCCCAGAGAGATCGAAAAAGAACAGGTTCCCGGGTATGAGCCGGTCGAACTCGCAGCTGACGAAGATCCGTTCGCGATCGACTCGTCGAAAGTCATCGGTACGGGTGACTAG
- a CDS encoding ubiquitin-like small modifier protein 1 → MEVEVTLFGPLRDPVGEKSITLSLPADATVEDVLDQLTADFPSMRDPLYGDYGSISDNVVLTKNKVNIATLEGVETKLSDGDTLRLSPPVTGGTGVEQ, encoded by the coding sequence ATGGAGGTAGAAGTCACCCTCTTTGGACCCCTTCGTGATCCCGTCGGCGAGAAATCGATAACGCTTTCGCTTCCGGCGGACGCCACCGTCGAAGACGTACTAGATCAACTGACGGCGGACTTTCCGAGTATGCGCGACCCATTGTACGGAGATTACGGTTCGATCAGCGACAACGTCGTCCTCACGAAAAACAAGGTGAATATCGCCACCCTGGAGGGTGTCGAGACGAAGCTCAGCGACGGCGACACTCTTCGCCTTTCTCCCCCTGTGACCGGCGGCACGGGCGTCGAGCAGTAG
- a CDS encoding aldehyde ferredoxin oxidoreductase family protein, with product MLHAEGPLLTVDVGAREVTETPIDEELATFVGGRGVATKLAHERIPFDAPPLGPENRLYLATGPLQMSQMSFTGRMSLTGLSPLTDGLLSTNAGGYLSRNFADTGYSAVEFVGESDDLLAIHIRDDGVEFESVPELEQALVPEVTEYMDENHGLESENLVTIGPAGENRVRFASVMTYDSRAFGRGGLGAVFGAKNIKTVSFRGDSRPAIDVPDVQQEVHQAAATADDMMRERGTTSYTEFINDQFSLPTRYFKEHSFDGADGIGGEAVAEKKYRKGACSVCAFACKLPTRDEETGLETEGPEFETVFAFGSNVMVDDMVAVMKSNELCDTLGLDTISAGDAVAAYLDSEDEFGNVDLIHELTEKIAYRDGVGDLLAEGVERFHDELGVENWTVKGLEFAAHDGRVLHGQGLSYAVANRGADHMYARMQGPEYRGEIDPETLEGKPEVLITRENVGGFRDSAIVCAFSDGYIDENQYEELFQADYSDLLDVGSRVVELERHFNNKRGMDRSDDQLPYDLPGLEDAIAEYYRLRGWNDDGTVPDDAVGSYSPADD from the coding sequence ATGCTCCACGCAGAAGGCCCGCTCCTCACAGTCGACGTCGGGGCCCGAGAAGTTACTGAAACCCCCATCGACGAGGAACTCGCAACCTTCGTCGGTGGCCGTGGCGTCGCGACGAAACTTGCCCACGAACGCATTCCGTTTGACGCCCCTCCGCTAGGGCCAGAAAACCGGCTGTATCTCGCGACAGGACCGCTACAGATGTCACAGATGAGCTTTACCGGCCGGATGAGCCTAACCGGCCTCTCGCCGCTCACGGACGGCCTTCTCTCGACCAACGCTGGCGGGTACCTCTCGCGAAACTTCGCGGATACAGGCTACAGCGCCGTCGAGTTCGTCGGCGAGAGCGACGATCTCCTGGCGATACACATCCGCGATGATGGCGTCGAGTTCGAGTCCGTTCCAGAGTTGGAGCAGGCGTTGGTTCCCGAAGTAACGGAGTACATGGACGAGAATCACGGACTCGAGAGCGAGAATTTAGTGACGATCGGGCCCGCCGGAGAGAACCGGGTCCGATTCGCATCGGTGATGACGTACGACAGTCGCGCGTTCGGACGGGGGGGACTCGGCGCCGTCTTCGGCGCAAAGAACATCAAGACCGTCTCGTTTCGGGGTGACTCTCGACCTGCGATCGACGTCCCGGACGTCCAGCAAGAGGTCCATCAGGCCGCAGCGACCGCGGACGACATGATGCGCGAACGGGGCACGACGAGCTACACGGAGTTCATCAACGACCAGTTTTCGCTCCCCACTCGGTATTTCAAGGAGCACTCGTTCGACGGCGCCGACGGCATCGGTGGTGAGGCCGTCGCAGAGAAGAAGTACAGGAAGGGCGCCTGTTCGGTCTGTGCGTTCGCATGCAAGCTTCCGACGAGAGACGAGGAGACGGGACTCGAAACGGAAGGACCGGAATTCGAAACGGTGTTCGCGTTCGGAAGCAACGTGATGGTCGACGATATGGTAGCGGTAATGAAGTCGAACGAACTCTGCGACACTCTCGGGCTCGATACCATCAGCGCAGGCGACGCCGTCGCGGCGTATCTCGATTCGGAAGACGAGTTCGGAAACGTCGATCTGATCCACGAACTGACCGAGAAAATCGCCTATCGCGACGGGGTCGGTGATCTCCTCGCGGAGGGCGTCGAGCGGTTCCACGACGAACTCGGTGTCGAGAATTGGACGGTGAAGGGCCTCGAATTCGCTGCGCATGACGGCCGAGTGCTGCACGGGCAGGGTCTGAGCTACGCCGTCGCCAATCGCGGCGCGGACCATATGTACGCTCGTATGCAGGGGCCGGAATACCGTGGTGAAATCGATCCGGAGACGCTCGAGGGAAAACCGGAAGTCCTGATCACCCGTGAGAACGTCGGCGGGTTCCGCGATAGCGCCATCGTTTGTGCGTTTTCGGACGGATATATCGACGAAAACCAGTACGAAGAACTCTTCCAGGCGGATTACAGCGACCTACTCGACGTCGGTTCCCGAGTCGTCGAACTGGAGCGCCACTTCAACAACAAACGTGGAATGGATAGGTCGGACGATCAGCTCCCGTACGACCTCCCCGGCCTCGAGGACGCGATAGCTGAATACTATCGGCTTCGGGGGTGGAACGATGACGGGACCGTCCCCGACGATGCAGTCGGCTCGTACTCCCCGGCCGACGACTGA
- a CDS encoding acyl-CoA synthetase, producing the protein MCPTDRLDAYHFYEREWADYDRLLEEFEWEVPETFNMATHVCDRWADERGRVALLADDGDGGSETYTFRRLRNVANALANAMRTRGVERGDRVAINTRQRPETVIAHVACWKLGAVSVPLSTLFGTDAVSYRLNDADAVACFVDGANVETVRDVAPDSPSLETVVTVGDVDSGDDEFTFRELIDAHSREFETVRTDAEDDAIIIYTSGTTGDPKGVRHAHRVLLGNLPLVVTGFCNMELRDSDVFWTPSEWAWVATLFDVVFPAMFYGRPVVAYTADEEFDPETAMAIIERYGVTIFFGPPTALRMMEQMDDPDRWDVSSIRCLPSGGESLGQTIVEWAHEVFDGAAVHEGYGQTEANMLVGDCTALAESREGKIGRRAPGHEIAIVDPETAERTVEPGEVGEIAVRYEGDPVCFKEYWNKPNETDEKVPDGWLLTEDLGRLDEDGYLEFVSRTDSVIISAGYRIGPVEIEEALANSDAVADAGVIGVPDAERGEVPKAFVVLADEYEASAELKEALRQDVRDRLAKYEYPREIDFIDELPKTSSGKIRRTSLEERQGVRQ; encoded by the coding sequence ATGTGTCCGACTGACAGGCTCGATGCGTATCACTTCTACGAGCGCGAATGGGCGGACTACGATCGTCTCCTCGAGGAGTTCGAGTGGGAGGTGCCGGAGACGTTCAACATGGCGACGCACGTGTGCGACCGCTGGGCGGATGAAAGAGGGCGCGTCGCGCTACTCGCCGACGACGGCGATGGTGGGAGCGAAACGTACACGTTCCGGCGGCTCAGAAACGTCGCCAACGCGCTGGCCAACGCCATGCGTACTCGAGGTGTCGAGCGGGGCGACCGGGTCGCCATTAACACGCGCCAACGGCCCGAGACGGTCATCGCGCACGTGGCCTGCTGGAAACTGGGCGCGGTCTCCGTTCCGTTGAGCACGCTGTTCGGCACTGACGCCGTCTCCTACCGTCTGAACGACGCCGACGCAGTCGCCTGTTTCGTCGACGGCGCGAACGTCGAGACGGTCCGAGACGTGGCGCCCGACTCGCCGTCGCTGGAAACCGTCGTCACCGTCGGTGACGTCGACTCCGGGGACGACGAGTTTACGTTCCGGGAACTGATCGACGCTCACTCCCGGGAGTTCGAGACCGTGCGAACCGACGCCGAGGACGACGCCATCATCATTTACACGTCGGGGACGACTGGCGATCCGAAAGGTGTCCGACACGCACACCGAGTCCTCCTCGGAAACCTGCCGCTGGTCGTCACGGGCTTCTGCAACATGGAACTGCGGGACAGCGACGTCTTCTGGACGCCGTCGGAGTGGGCCTGGGTGGCGACGCTGTTCGACGTCGTCTTCCCTGCCATGTTCTATGGCCGCCCGGTCGTCGCCTACACCGCCGACGAAGAGTTCGATCCCGAGACGGCGATGGCGATCATCGAACGCTACGGCGTCACCATCTTCTTCGGACCCCCAACAGCCCTCAGAATGATGGAGCAGATGGACGACCCGGACCGATGGGACGTTTCCAGTATCCGATGTCTTCCCAGTGGCGGTGAGTCGCTCGGCCAGACGATCGTCGAGTGGGCCCACGAGGTATTCGACGGGGCCGCTGTCCACGAAGGGTACGGCCAGACCGAAGCCAATATGCTCGTCGGTGACTGTACAGCGCTCGCCGAGTCTCGCGAGGGGAAGATCGGTCGACGAGCCCCGGGCCACGAAATCGCGATCGTCGATCCGGAGACGGCCGAGCGGACGGTCGAACCCGGCGAGGTGGGCGAGATCGCCGTCCGATACGAGGGCGATCCGGTCTGCTTTAAAGAGTACTGGAACAAACCGAACGAGACCGACGAGAAAGTCCCAGACGGCTGGCTGCTCACGGAAGACCTCGGCCGTCTCGACGAGGATGGCTATCTCGAGTTCGTCTCGCGGACGGACAGCGTCATCATCAGCGCGGGCTATCGCATCGGGCCCGTCGAGATAGAGGAAGCGTTAGCGAACAGCGACGCGGTCGCAGACGCGGGCGTCATCGGCGTCCCCGACGCCGAACGCGGCGAGGTACCGAAAGCGTTCGTCGTGCTCGCGGACGAGTACGAGGCGTCGGCGGAGCTCAAAGAGGCCCTGCGACAGGACGTTCGCGACCGCCTCGCGAAGTACGAGTACCCCCGGGAGATCGACTTCATCGACGAGCTCCCGAAGACTTCCTCCGGCAAAATCCGTCGCACCTCTCTCGAGGAGCGCCAGGGCGTCCGCCAGTAG
- a CDS encoding hydantoinase/oxoprolinase family protein has translation MAAEEQNDPELLSLDTGGTMTDTFVVDHEGNYTVGKAQTTPEDESEGVISSFDDALGYWGTSIEDSADTLRGTVYSGTAMLNRLLEREGEGDIGVITNRGFEDTHRFGRGIQSWVDLPYSGRLHAREHEHPDPIVPRENIRGVRSRIGMSGQELVPLYEEEAREAVEDLLDRGVRVICVSLVYSYQNPGHERRIKEIAEEVMAERSVDVPVWLSSEQNPVRGELPRVNSLILEAYAVDPSREQLHGIEEALEEQGNDAPFRVLSSSGGTISPDHDWLVETMISGPIGGIFGAEFLADELGIDNLVCSDVGGTSFDVGLITEGHYPTRWDQSLAQFMVNIPMTAMDTIGSGTGSYVRVDKASNRLEVGPDSAGYQVGVCNEESGLETPTVTDCTAMLGYLNPDYFLGGDIDLNVDRAEEFIEERVAGPLDQDPYETARGVLDIVERNMTNELNAMILGLGYSPENYHLVSYGGGGPLHAAGYTKNLEFRDVLIPDWAAAFSAFGCATADYAYRYDHSMDLLIQPDLSNVDAVATALTETLQELRDQAEDAFDRDGIEIDEMQFDPAVRMQYTGMLDDLEVTIPREIWSGELTAEDVVDVIDVYEREFERVFQRAAQSPEQGYTVTMAVGTGIAPSPSPTLPEEDPVGETPPEAASRGEREIYWDGTWHDADLWEMSKLQAGNVVDAPAVIEAPATTTLVPPGFEAPLDRNRIFHLQQTDQ, from the coding sequence ATGGCGGCTGAGGAGCAAAACGATCCTGAACTGCTGTCGCTCGACACGGGCGGTACGATGACCGACACGTTCGTCGTCGACCACGAGGGAAACTACACGGTCGGAAAGGCACAGACGACGCCGGAAGACGAGTCCGAGGGTGTGATTTCCTCGTTCGACGACGCACTCGGCTACTGGGGCACCTCGATCGAGGATTCGGCGGACACCCTTCGAGGGACCGTCTATTCCGGGACGGCGATGCTCAATCGCCTGCTCGAGCGGGAAGGCGAGGGGGATATCGGCGTCATCACGAACAGGGGATTCGAGGATACCCACCGGTTCGGTCGCGGCATCCAATCGTGGGTCGACCTCCCCTACTCCGGTCGGCTACACGCCCGCGAACACGAGCACCCCGACCCGATCGTTCCGCGCGAGAACATTCGCGGCGTCCGGAGTCGGATCGGGATGTCGGGTCAGGAACTCGTCCCGCTCTACGAGGAGGAAGCCCGTGAAGCGGTCGAAGACCTGCTGGATCGAGGCGTTCGCGTCATTTGCGTCTCGCTCGTGTACTCGTATCAGAATCCGGGACACGAACGGCGGATCAAGGAAATCGCCGAGGAGGTCATGGCCGAACGGAGTGTCGACGTCCCGGTCTGGCTGTCGTCCGAACAGAATCCCGTTCGGGGCGAACTGCCGCGAGTGAACAGCCTGATCCTCGAGGCGTACGCCGTCGATCCGTCGCGAGAGCAGCTCCACGGGATCGAAGAGGCGCTCGAGGAACAGGGCAACGACGCGCCGTTCCGGGTGCTGTCGTCCTCCGGCGGGACGATCTCGCCGGATCACGACTGGCTCGTCGAGACGATGATCTCCGGCCCGATCGGCGGAATCTTCGGAGCCGAGTTCCTCGCCGACGAACTCGGCATCGACAACCTCGTCTGTTCGGACGTCGGCGGGACGAGCTTCGACGTCGGGCTCATCACCGAGGGACACTATCCGACTCGCTGGGACCAGAGTCTCGCGCAGTTCATGGTGAACATCCCGATGACGGCGATGGACACGATCGGCTCGGGAACGGGGTCTTACGTCCGCGTCGACAAGGCGTCGAACCGTCTCGAGGTCGGGCCGGACTCCGCGGGCTATCAGGTCGGCGTCTGTAACGAGGAAAGCGGCCTCGAGACGCCGACGGTGACCGACTGTACCGCGATGCTCGGCTATCTCAATCCGGACTACTTCCTCGGCGGGGACATCGACCTGAACGTCGATCGGGCCGAGGAGTTCATCGAAGAGAGAGTCGCCGGGCCGCTCGATCAGGACCCCTACGAGACCGCCCGCGGCGTGCTCGACATCGTCGAGCGCAACATGACGAACGAACTAAACGCGATGATCCTGGGACTCGGCTACTCCCCGGAGAATTACCACCTCGTCAGCTACGGCGGCGGCGGGCCGCTGCACGCGGCCGGCTACACGAAGAACCTCGAGTTCCGCGACGTGCTCATTCCGGACTGGGCGGCCGCGTTCTCGGCGTTCGGCTGTGCGACGGCCGACTACGCCTACCGGTACGACCACTCGATGGACCTGCTGATTCAACCGGACCTGAGCAACGTCGACGCCGTTGCCACGGCGCTGACCGAGACGCTCCAGGAACTGCGCGACCAGGCCGAGGACGCCTTCGACCGGGACGGGATCGAGATCGACGAGATGCAGTTCGATCCCGCCGTCCGGATGCAGTACACCGGCATGCTCGACGATCTCGAGGTGACGATTCCGCGGGAGATCTGGTCGGGCGAACTCACCGCCGAAGACGTCGTCGACGTCATCGACGTCTACGAGCGGGAGTTCGAGCGCGTGTTCCAGCGCGCCGCCCAGAGCCCCGAACAGGGATACACCGTCACGATGGCCGTCGGAACCGGCATCGCACCGTCGCCGAGTCCGACGCTCCCGGAAGAGGACCCGGTCGGCGAGACGCCGCCGGAAGCGGCCAGCCGCGGCGAACGAGAAATTTACTGGGACGGAACCTGGCACGACGCCGACCTGTGGGAGATGTCGAAGCTACAGGCCGGCAACGTCGTCGACGCGCCGGCGGTCATCGAGGCGCCCGCGACGACCACGCTCGTCCCGCCGGGATTCGAGGCACCGCTCGACAGAAACCGCATCTTCCACCTGCAGCAAACCGATCAATGA
- a CDS encoding nuclear transport factor 2 family protein, with protein sequence MNRENRNHLIDTYFEAMDEDNFDAMEAAVSDSIQFESPGGTVSDVDEFREYIEESRIFTHSEHDVTRRVHGAAKSVCEGTVSGQTPEGRVDGEFCDVFGFDGDEEQITDISVYTRM encoded by the coding sequence ATGAATAGAGAGAACCGAAACCACCTGATCGATACCTACTTCGAGGCTATGGACGAAGACAACTTTGACGCGATGGAAGCCGCGGTTTCGGACAGTATCCAGTTCGAGTCCCCCGGCGGCACCGTTTCCGATGTCGATGAATTCCGCGAATACATCGAGGAGAGCCGTATTTTCACGCACTCAGAGCACGACGTTACCCGTCGGGTCCATGGAGCAGCCAAATCCGTCTGCGAAGGAACGGTGTCCGGCCAGACCCCTGAAGGCCGTGTTGACGGTGAATTCTGTGACGTCTTCGGGTTCGATGGCGACGAAGAACAGATTACGGACATCTCCGTGTATACGCGAATGTGA